The following proteins come from a genomic window of Salvia hispanica cultivar TCC Black 2014 chromosome 4, UniMelb_Shisp_WGS_1.0, whole genome shotgun sequence:
- the LOC125221275 gene encoding uncharacterized protein LOC125221275 encodes MATTRARFESLEASMTELREMVQTMFEGMEEMRTILKRKKERKKETKADYRNPFSSLGEDYEEEDEWEDENSESDESSKSSKHTDQHWKNPIRMDFSKFNGTDDPRVWLNRARQYYRAQDTPPKKWVQWASYHLDGEANQWWQWFSARHTRITWSMFEKGLLQRFSTAELEEADEAIVRLKQTGSFRSYLIEFERLVNCVPHWKDKVLLGAFMAGVQDDLAKEIRFFRPQTLEQAIGLARHADEQAKTRRTGGLHVKTQQRMTNSTPAAHMSSSSRSSNIANSVPTKRLTWAEMQAKREKNECFNCDEPFSRGHKCRLAQAFLIESGNEEEDSSPIYDEEVENGEPTISLNALVGESRGKSMRMIGSIKNETIQLLVDSGSSLNFIHPQRAEDLRLSVVHIPPIYVRVSNGDKMPCSLRFEGVNITIQGITFQTTLYGLNVCNLNVVLGLPWLESLGPVLTDYRTMTMNFEQEGCEHILRGFSPSPKAKSIEWDELTKEPSNETSVFVLMKSSETETESALEEVHTDIQRILNQFDDVMSEPKGLPLPRTYDHRITFKDENTVVNVAP; translated from the coding sequence ATGGCAACAACGCGAGCTAGATTTGAATCACTTGAAGCATCCATGACAGAATTACGAGAGATGGTTCAAACAATGTTCGAGGGAATGGAAGAAATGCggacaattttgaaaagaaaaaaagaaaggaagaaagaaacaaaGGCAGACTATCGAAACCCGTTTTCATCTTTAGGAGAGGAttatgaagaagaagacgaatGGGAGGATGAAAATTCTGAATCTGATGAAAGTTCAAAAAGCAGTAAACACACCGATCAACATTGGAAGAATCCTATTCGCATGGACTTCTCCAAGTTCAATGGCACTGATGACCCGCGTGTGTGGTTAAATAGAGCGCGTCAATACTACCGTGCCCAAGATACTCCTCCAAAGAAATGGGTTCAGTGGGCCTCTTATCATCTCGACGGTGAGGCGAATCAGTGGTGGCAATGGTTCAGTGCACGCCACACTCGAATTACCTGGTCAATGTTCGAGAAAGGCTTGCTACAAAGATTCAGTACAGCAGAACTTGAAGAAGCTGATGAAGCCATTGTTAGGCTCAAACAAACCGGTAGTTTTCGTTCTTATCTCATTGAATTTGAGCGATTGGTTAATTGTGTACCACATTGGAAGGACAAGGTGCTACTAGGGGCCTTTATGGCTGGAGTCCAAGACGACCTTGCTAAAGAAATACGGTTCTTTCGACCCCAAACGTTAGAACAAGCTATCGGATTAGCTAGGCATGCTGACGAGCAAGCTAAGACTCGACGAACAGGAGGCTTGCATGTCAAAACTCAACAGAGAATGACAAACTCTACACCAGCAGCTCATATGAGTTCATCAAGCCGATCCTCAAATATAGCAAATTCAGTCCCAACAAAGCGATTAACGTGGGCAGAGATGCAAGCAAAACGAGAAAAAAATGAGTGCTTCAATTGTGATGAGCCTTTTTCACGAGGCCACAAGTGCAGACTTGCACAAGCTTTCCTTATTGAAAGTGGAAACGAAGAAGAAGACTCAAGCCCAATATATGACGAGGAGGTCGAGAATGGAGAACCTACAATCTCATTGAATGCACTCGTGGGTGAAAGTAGAGGGAAGTCAATGAGAATGATTGGCAGCATCAAGAATGAAACAATTCAGTTGCTAGTCGACAGTGGGTCAAGCCTGAATTTTATTCACCCGCAACGTGCAGAAGATCTTCGACTAAGTGTGGTTCATATTCCTCCAATATATGTTCGAGTTTCCAATGGAGACAAGATGCCATGTAGTCTCCGATTCGAAGGCGTGAATATAACGATTCAAGGTATTACTTTCCAAACTACACTATATGGGTTAAATGTATGTAACCTCAACGTAGTGTTGGGATTACCTTGGTTGGAAAGTCTTGGACCAGTGTTGACGGATTATCGGACCATGACAATGAACTTTGAGCAAGAAGGATGTGAGCACATCCTTAGAGGATTTTCTCCTTCGCCAAAGGCCAAGTCCATTGAGTGGGATGAATTAACCAAAGAGCCGAGTAATGAGACATCAGTGTTTGTGCTTATGAAATCTTCGGAGACAGAGACAGAGTCCGCCTTAGAGGAGGTACACACGGACATACAAAGAATATTGAACCAGTTTGATG